In Halogranum gelatinilyticum, the DNA window CGGCGTACTGTTCGTAGACGTCCGGATGGAAGCAGACGATGCCCTCCAGCGCGCCGCGAGCGACGAGTCCCCAGTCGACGCAGGGCGACCACGTGGTGACGACGCGCTTGACCCGGTCACCGAGCGCGCGCTCGATCTCGTCGGCGCGGGCCGAGAGCGTCTCGTCGCGGACGGCTGGCAGGCCGACGACGAACGAGACGGTGCCGTTGTCGAGGGCGACGTCGCTTCCCGTTGAGAGTGGGTCGCCATTGACCGTCGCCCCCACGCCGTCGCGGGCGACATAGAGTGTGTCGGGCAGCGGTTCGTAGATGGCCGAGACGACCGGGTCGCCGTCGTGGAGGACGGCCACGGCCGTCGCGAAGGCGGGCAGACCGCTGGCGAAGTTGTTGGTCCCGTCGAGCGGGTCGACGACCCACTCGTACTCGCTGTCGCCCTGTCGGCCCGACTCCTCGCCGTGGAGGGCGTGGCCGGGGAACTCCGCGCGAATCGCGTCGAGGACGCGAGCCTCGGCTTCCCGGTCGGCGACGGCCTTCACGTCGTCCGTGCTGTACTCGGCCTCGACGTGACCCGTCCGGAACTCGTCGGCGAGATAGTCGCCCCCGGCACGGGCCGCACGGGTCGCGACGTCTGCGAGCGCTCGCTGACTCACGCGCTCGGATTCGTTCATACCGTCACCAGTCGGTGGGTTCCTAAGAGCCGTTCGGTCAGCGTCGTCGCGTTCCGCCGGTCTCCGGGGGTCGAGTGTGAAACCCTCGCCGCCAACGAATACCTCTTTTACTGCTCCGCCGAACCCGCCGAGTATGGTCACACTCGGACTCGTGGTGGCGCAGTTCAACGAGAGCGTCACCGGCCCGATGGCGGAGGCAGGCCGCGAGGCCGCCGCCGACGCGGGCGCGGAGATCGTCGAAACGTACGAGATTCCCGGCGTCTACGACGCCCCTCTGGCAGCGGACCGGCTGGCGCGGCGCGACGATATTGACGCCGTCGCCGTCCTCGGTGCCATCGTCACCGGCGACACGAAACACGACGAGGTCATCGCCGACGCGACGGCCCAAGCCCTCACCGACATCAGCTTAGACCGGGACAAACCCGTCGCCTTCGGCGTCTCCGGGCCGGGCATGAGCGGCGCGGAGGCTCGCGAGCGCGTCGACAAAGGAGCGGAAGCGGTTAGTGCCGCCATCGAGATGGTCGAGGTGTTAGCATGAGCATGGAGTTCGCAGACCGTGTCGGACGTGTCGAACCGAGCGCGACGCTGGCTATCAGCGACCTCGCGAGCAAGCTTGAGGCCGAAGGCAAGGACGTCGTCGACCTCTCCGTCGGCGAGCCCGACTTCCCGACGCCCGAGACCGTCATCGAGGCCGCCAAGGACGCGATGGACGCGGGCCACACCGGCTACGCGCCGTCGAACGGCGTGCCCGCGCTGAAGGACGCCATCGTCGAGAAGCTCACCGCCGACGGCATCGACTGCGGCCCGGAGAACCTCATCGTCACGCCCGGCGCGAAGCAGGCACTCTACGAGACCGTCCAGTCGCTCATCGACGACGGCGACGAAGTCGTCCTGCTGGACCCCGCGTGGGTCTCCTACGAGGCGATGGTCAAACTCGCCGGCGGCAGCCTGAACCGCGTCGACCTCGCGAGCCACGACTTCCAGCTCGAACCCGCGCTCGACGACCTCGCCGACGCGGTCTCGGACGACACGGAACTCCTCGTCGTCAACTCCCCGTCGAACCCGACCGGCGCGGTCTACACCGACGCGGCACTCGAAGGCGTCCGCGACCTCGCCGTCGAACACGACATCACCGTCATCTCCGACGAGATCTACGACGAGATTACCTTCGGCGTCGAGCAGACCAGTCTCGCTTCCCTCGACGGCATGGGCGACCGCACGGTCACCATCAACGGCTTCTCGAAGGCCTACTCGATGACCGGCTGGCGGCTCGGCTACATCTGCGCTCCCGAGGCTCTCATCTCGCAGGCGGGCAAGCTCCACTCCCACTCGGTCTCCTCGGCCGTCAACTTCGTCCAGCACGCGGGTATCGAAGCCCTGCAGAACACCGACGACGAGGTCGAAGAGATGCGCGCCGCCTTCGAGGAACGCCGCGATATGCTCGTCGACCTGCTGGCCGAACACGACGTCGACGTCGCCGTCCCCGACGGCGCGTTCTACATGATGCTCCCCGTCGACGACGACGACCAGGCATGGGCCGAGGCCGCACTCGAAGACGCCCACGTCGCGACCGTCCCCGGCAGTGCCTTCGGCGCGCCGGGCTACGTCCGCATCTCCTACGCCGCCAGCGAAGAGCGGCTGCGTGAGGCCGTCGAACGCCTCGCCGAGAACGGTTACTTCTAAGCTGTCGACACGGCGTCGTCTCACCTGACGCCCTCGGCGCGGCTCGTCTCGAATCGTCTCCTACTTCCTCACACTCGCCGGTCACAAGACTTAGTGGCCGACTGGCAGTCTCGACAGCTATGGTCTCCGACGTACTCTCCCTCGCCGGCTTCCTCCTCGGCGTCGGCCTCCAACTCGTCGCGCTGGTCGGTCTCGTCCGATACATCTCAAGCGACGCGACGACCCGCGGGATTCCCTATCCGCGACTGCTGGCGGTCGTCTGCGCGCTGACGCTCGTCCCGCTCGTCTACTACGTCGCCGCGCGCCGTCGACACGGACGAGACTCGCCACCGACCGCCGACGAACGTCGCTCGCTCTTCGCGGCACTCGCGAGTCTGGGGGCGTGGCTGCCTGCGGCCTCGGTCGCCCCACCGGACGTGGGGTCACAGGCACTCTACACCGTCGGCTTCCTTGCCGTCTCCGTGCCGGTCGCATATCTCGTCGCGTTCCGTGACGTGTGGTCTCGTCTCAAATCAGCCGTCCGCTGACTCATTCCCTTACTTCCGCAACGCGTCCACCGGCCGTTCGCTCGCCGCCTTCCACGCTGGATAGAGCCCGCTGAGGACGCTCGTCGTCAGCCCGAAGGCGACGGCAAGAACGAGATAGAGCACGTTGATGGGCTGGAACGTCACCAACACGTCGTTCAGGACGAACTGGTTCAAGGCGAGTCCGGCCGCGAGTGCGAGTGCCGCCCCCACGAGGCCGCCGACGAGTCCCAACAGCGCGGCTTCGAGCAGGATCATCCGAATCACGTCGCGCTTCTGGACGCCGACGGCGCGTAGCACGCCGATCTCCTCGCGTCGCTCGACGGTACTCATCAGCATGACGTTCAGGATACTCACGCCGGCGACAATCAGCGAGATGGAGCCGATGCCGAGGAGGAAGGCGTTGAGAATGCCGAAGAAGACGTTGATTCCCTCGGTGATCGAGCTGAGTTCGAACACCGTGACGCGTTCCTCGCGGCCGTTGAGGCTGTCGCGGATGTTCTCGGCCGCGGCCGACGCCGCCTCGCCGGTCGGCGCGGCGACGACGACCTGCGAGTAGCCGTCCGTCTCGAACTCGCTGGGCGCAACGATGACTGCGTTGTTCGGGTTGACGAGCGTGATGCCGTCGACCTGCGCGAGGACGGCGACGACGCGGTAGGACTTGTCGTCGACGCTGATCGAATTGCCGGCCTGGAGACCGAACCGCTCGGCGAGTCCCGCGCCGACGACGGCCCCTTGACGCAGCCTGTCGGGGGCACGCCCGTCCGTCGCCGTGTAGAGCGCGCCGGGCTGTTCCATCCCGTAGAGCGTCGTCACTGTCCGCTCGTCGCCCCGCGTCACGAGACTCTGCCGCTGTTTGACCGGGACAACCGTCGTCCCGGTCGCCGCCCGTTCGATACGTGTCACGTCACGGTCGGTCAGTTCGACGACGCCCTCGCTGAACGCGGGTGAGACGACGACCTCGTTGCCGATGTCGCCGAGTTCGCCCGTCGCCCCCGCCCGGAGCGTCGTCCCGAACATCCCGAGCGAGGCGATGGCGAAGACACCGATGATGATTCCCAGTGCGGCCAGCCCCGACCGGAGTTGGTTGCGCGAGAGGTTCCGCCGCGCCATCAACAGTGCCGGGAACCGCCGGGCGAGGTCGTCGACGACGCTCACTGCTCGGTCTCTCCCGGGAGTTCGCTCGGGTCGCTCTTGCTCTCTCCTGTCGCTTCGCTCTCGCTCGTCGCCTCGCCGTCTCTCTCACCGCTTGCGTCGTCCGGACTCTCTGCGTCGTCCGAATCCACCGCCTCGTCCGACTCGTCCGTCTCGCCCGACCCGTGGACGTCCCACGCCTGCATCCGGCCGTCGACGAGCGTGATCGTCCGGTCGGCGTACTTCGAGACCTGCGGGTCGTGCGTGACGGCGATGATGGCGACGTCGCGCTCCTCGGTCAGCTCCAAGAACAGTTCGAGGACGCTCCTCCCCGTCTTCTGGTCGAGGTTGCCCGTCGGTTCGTCGGCGAGCAGGATGCGCGGCGAGTTGATGAGCGCGCGGGCGATGGCGACGCGCTGTTTCTGCCCGCCGGAGAGCTCGTTCGGCCGGTGTTCGAGGCGGTCGCCCAGCCCGACGCGCGTCAGCAGTTCCTCGGCCCGCTCGCGGGCGTCGGGGTCGTCGCCGAACAGCGTCGGCATCTCGACGTTTTCCGTGGCCGTCAGCGTCGGAATCAGGTAGAAGTTCTGGAAGACGAAGCCGATAGACCGCTTCCGCTCTTCGGTCTCCTCCTTCTCGGAGAGGTCCGTCACGTCCCGGCCGTCGAGGAAGACCTGCCCCTCGGTCGGCCCGTCGAGCAGGCCGAGCACGTTGAGCATGGTCGACTTGCCGCTGCCGCTGGGTCCCATGACGGCGACGAACTCGCCGGGTTCGGCCGCGAAGTCGATGCCCTTCAGTGCCTCGACGACCTCCCCGCCGGTGTCGTACCGCTTGACGACGTCGCGGAGTTCGATGATGGGTTCTCGTGTCATCGTCGGAGATAGAGGAACCCGCCGGTCGCGAGCACGGCGAGGACGACCAGTCCGCCGCCGAAGAAGACGAGCGGCGACGGGCCGTTCGTGGCCGGTGACGGGCCGCTCGTCGGCTGGCGGTCGTCTATCGGGACCTCGTACACGCTCGTCTGTTCGATACCGTCGGAGAGATACTCGATTCGGATGGGGATGGCCGTCGCGTTCGCGTCGACCGCCGCGTAGAGGTCGAAGGAGACGAAGTCGCTCGCGGGGACGGTCCCGACGAAGTACTCGCGGTACGGCCGCGCAGGCTGGACGCCCGCGCCGGGGACGACGCTCACGATGACGCTGTCGACGTCGCTCAGCCCGACGTTGCTCGCACTGCCGGTGATGTAGAGCCTGTCGCCCTCGCGCTCGTAGTCGACGCCGGTCAACTCGATGCGGCCGGGGTTGGTCCGGTAGGGGACCGTCGTCTCCACGCGGCCCTCGCTGGCACCCGTCTCGTAGTCGACGCGGACCGTCAGGTCGCCCTCGGGGACGTTCGAGACGTTGAACCGGACGCTCCGACTCGACTCGGCCGGAATCGGATCGACCGCACGGCGTGTCACCACGGTCCCGTCGGCGACGGCACTGAGCACCACCCGCGAGAGCGGCGCGTTACCGAAGTTCGTCACGTCGACGAGGACGGGCGGTTCGACGCCGCCCTCGACGACGTTCGCAGCGAGTCCCACGTCCTCACGGAGCGGGTCGGCCGCGAGCGACAGCCGTTCGTCGACGGTCACGGTGTCGCCAGCGGCGGTGGTGTAGCGCAACGTCGCCGTCACCGCCCCCTCGGTCGTGGCCGGACGGACGGTGAAGGCGAACTCCCGCGTCTCACCGCTTGGAATCTGCGGCGCGACGCGGTCGCCGTCGTCGACGGCGACGTTCTCGCCCGCGAGGCTGAGTCGGACGTTCCGCGCGGTCGCATCCTCGCCGTTGGCGACGACGACCGTCGCGGTCGTCTCGGTGCCGACGACCGCGTCGTCGACGCTGATACTCACTTGCGGGCCGCCCTCGCGGACGGTGACGGTCAGCGGGTATCGGAGTTCGATATCCTCGCCGTTGCTCTCGGCGTCGACGACGACACGGAGTCGCTTGACGCCGACCTCTGCGAACTCGCTGGTCAGCGGGATGCGGAGTTCGCCCCCCGGTGCGAGGCTGCCGAGGTTCCGCACGTCGGCGACGTCGTTTCCGGAGATGCGTTCGAGCGTCACCTCGTTGATGGTCAGGCTGGACTGGCTGGCGGCGGCGTTGCGGATGGTCGTCGTGACGGTGAACCGCTCGCCGACGATGGGCTGGGTCGGCGAGACCGTCACGTCGGTGATGGACGCGACGGCCGTTTGGCTCTCGTCGGACTGGGCGGCGACGTCGACGACTGTCGCGGGGACGACGAGACAGAGAACGACGAGGAGGGTGAGGAGACGGGTCATCTGATACCACAGATATGCTCGTCGGCTGGAAATAACTGCCGCGTCGGCTGCCAACGGCCGACACTGGTCCCGAGCCGCACCCCACATCGCAGATTTTCTCGAACCGCGACCGCATCGAACCAGCGAGAGTTTTTATGCGGTCGGGCCACCACAGAGGAGTAATGCACGTCCGGGACCTCCCGCTCCCCGACCCGGTCCTCGACCACTACGAGTCACAGGGCATCGAACGCCTGTATCCGCCGCAGGCGGAGGCCGTCGAGTCCGGCATCACCGACGGCGGCCGACTCGTCGCCGCCATCCCCACGGCCAGCGGCAAGACGCTCATCGCCGAGCTCGCCATGCTGACCGCCGACGGGCCGGGACTCTACATCTGTCCGCTGCGCGCGCTCGCCCGCGAGAAGTACGAGACGTTCTCCGCGCTCCCCGGCGTGAGCGTCGGCATCTCGACGGGCGACTACGACTCGCCGGCCGAGGAACTCGCCGAACACGACATCGTCGTCGCCACGTCTGAGAAGGTCGACTCGGCCATCAGAAACGGCGCGGACTGGGTCGCAGACCTCGCCTGCGTCGTCGTCGACGAGGTCCACCTGCTCGGTGCGGAGGGTCGCGGCCCGACACTCGAAGTGACGCTCGCGAACCTCCAGCGGCGCGCGCCGGGCGTCCAGATCGTCGCGCTCTCGGCGACCGTCGACAACCCCGAGGACATCGCCGACTGGCTCGACGCCGACCTCGTGAAGACGACGTGGCGACCCGTCGACCTCCGGACGGGCGTCTACGCCGACGGACTGGTCGAGTTCAACGACGGAACCGAACTGAGGGTCGACGTGGGGGCTGTCGCGGGCGCAGGCGATGGCACAGGCGGCGACGTCCCCGCCAGCGAGGACGACGAGACGGAGGCCACGGTCGCGCTCGTCGCCGATGCGGTCCACAACGCGGGCGGGCAGTGTCTCGCGTTCGTCCGCTCGCGACGCGAGGCCGAGAACCTCGCGGAGCGACTCGCCCGCGAGGAACTCGGCGACGCCGACACCGTCGCCGCCGACCTCCGCGCCGTCGACGACACTGGAACCGGTCGCCGCCTCGCCGACTGCGTTGAGTCCGGCGTCGCGTTCCACCACGCGGGGCTGCGGAGCACCCACCGCGCGGTCGTCGAGACCGCGTTCCGCAACCGCGACCTGAAGGTCATCTGCGCGACGCCGACGCTCGCGGCGGGCGTCAACGTCCCCGCCCGTCGGGTGGTCGTCCGCGACCAGGAACGCTACACCGGGTCGGCGATGGAGCCGCTGCCCGTCCTCGAAGTCCAGCAGATGTGCGGCCGGGCCGGACGGCCACATCTCGACCCTTACGGCGAGGCGGTGCTCGTCGGCGACGAGCGGTCGAAAGACGAACTTGAAGAGCGGTACGTCGACGCCGACCCCGAAGCCGTCGAATCGAAGTTGCGGGACCGCACGGCCCTGCGGACGCACGTCCTCTCTATCGTCGCGACGGGCTTCGCCGACTCTCGGGAGACGGTGCTCGATACCCTCGAAGCGACGTTCTACGCCCACGGGACGCCCGTCGCGGAGCTGGCCGACATCGTCGAGGCGGTCATCGCCGAACTGGCGGAGATGGGGATGTTGACCGACCACGGCGGGTCGGAGAGTGGGACTGGTGGCGGAGACGGCGACCCCGAACTCGCGGCCACGGTACTCGGCGCGCAGGTGTCGAAGCAGTACGTCGCCCCCGAGAGCGGCGCGCGCATCGTCGACGGACTTCGGACGGCCGTCGACATGGACCCGGCGAACGTGACGGGGCTGACGGTCCTGCAGTTCCTCGCCGATACGCCCGATATGCAGGACACCTATCTCGGCAACCGCGAGCGGGCGGCGATGTACCAGTACGCTCGGGACCACAACGCCGAGTTCACCGTCGGGATGCACGAGGCCGAGACGTTCGAGCGGTGGCTGGAGACGGTCAAGACGGCCCGTATCCTCTACGAGTGGACCGAGGGCGAGTCGATGGAGACCATCGTCGAGACCTACCGTATCGGTCCCGGCGACCTCGAATCGAGAGTCGAACGCGCCGAGTGGCTCCTCGGTGCGGCCGAGGCACTGGCGACGCTCTTGGACCTCGACGTCCCCGAGTTGGCGCGGATACGAAGCCGACTCTAACCCGTGGTCTACGCCGAACTCGGTCTGTTGCTCGTCGGTCTCGTCGCGCTCGTCGTCGGCGCGGAGCGTGCCGTCGCGGCCGCCGCCGACATCGCGCGGTTCTACGGCGTCTCGGCGTTCTTCGTCGGCGTCACCGTCATCTCCGTGGGTACCTCGGTGCCGGAGATGACGACCTCCGTCTACGCCGCCTTCTACGGCGCGGGCGACATCGTCGTCGGCAACATCGTCGGCTCCGAGACGGCCCAGATTACGCTGGCCGTCGGCATCGTCGCGCTCATCTCGCCCATCGTCGCCGAACGGCGGAACGTCCTCGTCTACGGCGGGGCGATGACGCTCGCGATGGTCGTCATGCTGCTCACGCTCGACGACGGCCGCATCCAGCGTTCGGAGGGCTTCCTGATGATGCTCGCGTACGTCAACTTCGTCTACATCCTCTACACCAACGAGGGCGGCGAGGAGATCACCGAAGAGGTCGTCGACGAGGAACTCGAACGGCCGGGACGGTCGCTACCGTGGGTCGTCGCTGGCTTGGCACTCGTCGTCGTGGGCGGTCAGCTGCTCGTGACGAACGGCGTCGCGCTGGCTCGCGTCGCCGGCGTCTCGGAGTATACCATCGGTCTGCTGACGGGACTCGGGACGACCGCACCCGAGATCGTCGTCGCCGGTATCGCGGCCCACCGCGGCGAAGGCGGTATCTCGGTCGGCTCACTTCTCGGCTCGAACATCACGGACCCCGTCTTCTCGCTCGGCGTGGGCGCGCTCGTCGCCGACGTCGTCGTCACCGACCTCGCGGCCCTCTCGGGAACGACGACCTACATGCTCGCGGTCTCGCTCGTCGTCATCGGGCTTCTCTACTGGCGACAGGGAATTTCAAGACGGATGGCACTCGTCTGTCTCGCGCTCTACGTCCCGAGTGTCGTCCTCTGAGGACAGTCGACATCGGACGACAGTTCTGCCCGCCGATTTATCTGCCTCGGTAACGTATCCCACGCTATGTCCGGAATCACGTACGAGGACTTCTTGGACCTGTCCTACACGCCGACCGAGACCGACCTCGTCTGTACGTTCCGCATCGCCCCCGCCGACGGGATGAGCATGGAGGCTGCGGCGAGCCGCGTCGCCTCCGAGAGTTCCAACGGCACGTGGGCAGCCCTCCACATCGACGACACCTTCACCGACATGGGCGCGACCACATTCGCAATCGACGGCGATACCATCAAAGTCGCCTACCCCGCGGGCCTGTTCGAGGCCGGCAATATGCCGCAGGTGCTCTCCTGTATCGCAGGGAACATCATGGGGATGAAAGCAGTCGACACCATCCGGCTGGAGGACTGTGAGTGGCCCGAAGCCATCGTCTCGGGCTACCGCGGTCCCCAGTTCGGCTCGGGCGTCCGGAGCGAGATCTTCGGCGTCGAGGACCGGCCCATCCTCGCGACCGTCCCGAAGCCGAAGGTCGGTCTCTCGACGGCCAAACACGCCGAGGTCGGCTACGAGGCGTGGGTCGGCGGCGTCGACCTGCTGAAGGACGACGAGAACCTCACCGACCAGCCGTTCAACCCCTTCTCGGACCGGCTGACCGAGAGCCTCGCCATGCGCGACAAGGCCCAAGACGAGACGGGCGAGGTCAAGAGCTACCTCGTCAACGTCACCGCCGAGACGAACGAGATGCTCGAACGCGCCGACGAGGTCGCCTCGCAGGGCAACGAGTACGTCATGGTCGACGTCGTCACCTGCGGCTGGGCGGCCGTCCAAACGCTCAGAGAGCGGTGTGAGGAACTCGGCCTCGCCATCCACGCCCACCGCGCGATGCACGCGGCCTTCGACCGCCTGCCCGACCACGGCGTCTCGATGCGCGTCCTCGCACAGGTGTCGCGGCTCTGTGGCGTCGACCAGCTCCACACCGGGACGGCGGGACTCGGCAAACTCGCGAACGAGGACACCGTGGGTATCAACGAGTGGCTGCGCTCGGACCTCTACGGCATGACCGACGTGCTGCCGACCGCCTCGGGCGGCCTCCACCCTGGCCTCGTCCCGGCGTTGATGGACGCGACGGGCACCAATATGTGCATCCAGGTCGGCGGCGGCATCCACGGCCACCCCGAGGGGACCCGTGCGGGTGCGGCCGCGTTCCGACAGGCCGTCGACGCGACGGTCGCGGGCGTGCCGATGGACGAGTACGCCGCGGACCACGCCGAACTCGCGACGGCACTGGAGAAGTGGGGGACGGAGACGCCACGGTAGACTGTCGCGTATACCCACAATCCGACGATTTTTGAGGGGATACCCGTTTGTGAGCGTATGGTCTCGGTCTCCGCGAAACAGCAGCGGTACGCCGTCGTCGGCCTCGCCCTCCTCCTCGTGTTCAACCCGTTCTACCTCGACGGGGTGCTCCACTTCGACGACCCGAACCGCTACGAGTACCACGCCGCAGCGGTGGAGTTCAGAGACGACGGCACGCCGGACCTCCCACTGGATCTCTACGGCCGCAGCCTCGACGACGAGATGGCCTGTTTCCTCACGGAGGACCGGGGCTGCGCGCTCGAACAGCACGTTCTCGACCACGGCGGGTCGATTCCGACGGACGAGGACCGCCCCTACGCGACCTACGACTACGTCTACGTCGACGGAGCGTTCTACTCGGTCGAGTACACGGGGACCGACGACGGGGCTCGAATGCACCTGAACGAGACGACGCGCGAGACCGCACTCGGTGTCGTCTCGGAGCCACTGGCCTTTGCTTCAGACGGCGCGCAAGAAGTCGTCCGCGACGGCCCGGTCACCCGCCGGACGGCCATCCCC includes these proteins:
- a CDS encoding calcium/sodium antiporter, translated to MVYAELGLLLVGLVALVVGAERAVAAAADIARFYGVSAFFVGVTVISVGTSVPEMTTSVYAAFYGAGDIVVGNIVGSETAQITLAVGIVALISPIVAERRNVLVYGGAMTLAMVVMLLTLDDGRIQRSEGFLMMLAYVNFVYILYTNEGGEEITEEVVDEELERPGRSLPWVVAGLALVVVGGQLLVTNGVALARVAGVSEYTIGLLTGLGTTAPEIVVAGIAAHRGEGGISVGSLLGSNITDPVFSLGVGALVADVVVTDLAALSGTTTYMLAVSLVVIGLLYWRQGISRRMALVCLALYVPSVVL
- a CDS encoding DEAD/DEAH box helicase, coding for MHVRDLPLPDPVLDHYESQGIERLYPPQAEAVESGITDGGRLVAAIPTASGKTLIAELAMLTADGPGLYICPLRALAREKYETFSALPGVSVGISTGDYDSPAEELAEHDIVVATSEKVDSAIRNGADWVADLACVVVDEVHLLGAEGRGPTLEVTLANLQRRAPGVQIVALSATVDNPEDIADWLDADLVKTTWRPVDLRTGVYADGLVEFNDGTELRVDVGAVAGAGDGTGGDVPASEDDETEATVALVADAVHNAGGQCLAFVRSRREAENLAERLAREELGDADTVAADLRAVDDTGTGRRLADCVESGVAFHHAGLRSTHRAVVETAFRNRDLKVICATPTLAAGVNVPARRVVVRDQERYTGSAMEPLPVLEVQQMCGRAGRPHLDPYGEAVLVGDERSKDELEERYVDADPEAVESKLRDRTALRTHVLSIVATGFADSRETVLDTLEATFYAHGTPVAELADIVEAVIAELAEMGMLTDHGGSESGTGGGDGDPELAATVLGAQVSKQYVAPESGARIVDGLRTAVDMDPANVTGLTVLQFLADTPDMQDTYLGNRERAAMYQYARDHNAEFTVGMHEAETFERWLETVKTARILYEWTEGESMETIVETYRIGPGDLESRVERAEWLLGAAEALATLLDLDVPELARIRSRL
- a CDS encoding inositol monophosphatase family protein, which codes for MNESERVSQRALADVATRAARAGGDYLADEFRTGHVEAEYSTDDVKAVADREAEARVLDAIRAEFPGHALHGEESGRQGDSEYEWVVDPLDGTNNFASGLPAFATAVAVLHDGDPVVSAIYEPLPDTLYVARDGVGATVNGDPLSTGSDVALDNGTVSFVVGLPAVRDETLSARADEIERALGDRVKRVVTTWSPCVDWGLVARGALEGIVCFHPDVYEQYAGELLARGAGVASRSENGIYVGAADGATRDALFDAVRN
- a CDS encoding pyridoxal phosphate-dependent aminotransferase, yielding MSMEFADRVGRVEPSATLAISDLASKLEAEGKDVVDLSVGEPDFPTPETVIEAAKDAMDAGHTGYAPSNGVPALKDAIVEKLTADGIDCGPENLIVTPGAKQALYETVQSLIDDGDEVVLLDPAWVSYEAMVKLAGGSLNRVDLASHDFQLEPALDDLADAVSDDTELLVVNSPSNPTGAVYTDAALEGVRDLAVEHDITVISDEIYDEITFGVEQTSLASLDGMGDRTVTINGFSKAYSMTGWRLGYICAPEALISQAGKLHSHSVSSAVNFVQHAGIEALQNTDDEVEEMRAAFEERRDMLVDLLAEHDVDVAVPDGAFYMMLPVDDDDQAWAEAALEDAHVATVPGSAFGAPGYVRISYAASEERLREAVERLAENGYF
- a CDS encoding ABC transporter ATP-binding protein → MTREPIIELRDVVKRYDTGGEVVEALKGIDFAAEPGEFVAVMGPSGSGKSTMLNVLGLLDGPTEGQVFLDGRDVTDLSEKEETEERKRSIGFVFQNFYLIPTLTATENVEMPTLFGDDPDARERAEELLTRVGLGDRLEHRPNELSGGQKQRVAIARALINSPRILLADEPTGNLDQKTGRSVLELFLELTEERDVAIIAVTHDPQVSKYADRTITLVDGRMQAWDVHGSGETDESDEAVDSDDAESPDDASGERDGEATSESEATGESKSDPSELPGETEQ
- the ribH gene encoding 6,7-dimethyl-8-ribityllumazine synthase yields the protein MVTLGLVVAQFNESVTGPMAEAGREAAADAGAEIVETYEIPGVYDAPLAADRLARRDDIDAVAVLGAIVTGDTKHDEVIADATAQALTDISLDRDKPVAFGVSGPGMSGAEARERVDKGAEAVSAAIEMVEVLA
- a CDS encoding ABC transporter permease; this encodes MSVVDDLARRFPALLMARRNLSRNQLRSGLAALGIIIGVFAIASLGMFGTTLRAGATGELGDIGNEVVVSPAFSEGVVELTDRDVTRIERAATGTTVVPVKQRQSLVTRGDERTVTTLYGMEQPGALYTATDGRAPDRLRQGAVVGAGLAERFGLQAGNSISVDDKSYRVVAVLAQVDGITLVNPNNAVIVAPSEFETDGYSQVVVAAPTGEAASAAAENIRDSLNGREERVTVFELSSITEGINVFFGILNAFLLGIGSISLIVAGVSILNVMLMSTVERREEIGVLRAVGVQKRDVIRMILLEAALLGLVGGLVGAALALAAGLALNQFVLNDVLVTFQPINVLYLVLAVAFGLTTSVLSGLYPAWKAASERPVDALRK
- the rbcL gene encoding type III ribulose-bisphosphate carboxylase, which translates into the protein MSGITYEDFLDLSYTPTETDLVCTFRIAPADGMSMEAAASRVASESSNGTWAALHIDDTFTDMGATTFAIDGDTIKVAYPAGLFEAGNMPQVLSCIAGNIMGMKAVDTIRLEDCEWPEAIVSGYRGPQFGSGVRSEIFGVEDRPILATVPKPKVGLSTAKHAEVGYEAWVGGVDLLKDDENLTDQPFNPFSDRLTESLAMRDKAQDETGEVKSYLVNVTAETNEMLERADEVASQGNEYVMVDVVTCGWAAVQTLRERCEELGLAIHAHRAMHAAFDRLPDHGVSMRVLAQVSRLCGVDQLHTGTAGLGKLANEDTVGINEWLRSDLYGMTDVLPTASGGLHPGLVPALMDATGTNMCIQVGGGIHGHPEGTRAGAAAFRQAVDATVAGVPMDEYAADHAELATALEKWGTETPR
- a CDS encoding COG1361 family protein is translated as MTRLLTLLVVLCLVVPATVVDVAAQSDESQTAVASITDVTVSPTQPIVGERFTVTTTIRNAAASQSSLTINEVTLERISGNDVADVRNLGSLAPGGELRIPLTSEFAEVGVKRLRVVVDAESNGEDIELRYPLTVTVREGGPQVSISVDDAVVGTETTATVVVANGEDATARNVRLSLAGENVAVDDGDRVAPQIPSGETREFAFTVRPATTEGAVTATLRYTTAAGDTVTVDERLSLAADPLREDVGLAANVVEGGVEPPVLVDVTNFGNAPLSRVVLSAVADGTVVTRRAVDPIPAESSRSVRFNVSNVPEGDLTVRVDYETGASEGRVETTVPYRTNPGRIELTGVDYEREGDRLYITGSASNVGLSDVDSVIVSVVPGAGVQPARPYREYFVGTVPASDFVSFDLYAAVDANATAIPIRIEYLSDGIEQTSVYEVPIDDRQPTSGPSPATNGPSPLVFFGGGLVVLAVLATGGFLYLRR